From Solidesulfovibrio carbinoliphilus subsp. oakridgensis, the proteins below share one genomic window:
- a CDS encoding CoB--CoM heterodisulfide reductase iron-sulfur subunit A family protein, which produces MSSNAILVVGGGFSGITAALEAAEVGHEVYIVEKNPFLGGRVMQLNKYFPKLCPPSCGLEIQFQRIKNNKNVKFFTLAEVTKVTGKAGDYEVTVKIKPRYVEPGSVDLSETVKKLSKDVKSDFEFGLGERKALYMDVPFAFPSRYVLEKERCTKEDLELLSGADVVNLDDAPKEVVLKVGSIVYATGWKPYDVTRLTNLGAGNVANCVSNMQLERLASPSGPTQGKILRPSDGKAPRSVAFVQCAGSRDENHLNYCSYICCMASLKQAAYVREAYPDARVTIYYIDLRTPGRYDNFAKRILADDRINAVKGKVAAVAEDAGTGDVILTVEDAVSGIKSDNRFELVVLATGMQPSLAGERLPVDVPLDEMGFIVGGEEKGIFAAGCAGTPLDVMKSAQSATGAAMKAIALVRGR; this is translated from the coding sequence ATGTCGAGCAACGCGATACTGGTCGTCGGCGGCGGCTTCAGCGGCATCACCGCCGCGCTGGAAGCCGCGGAGGTCGGCCACGAGGTCTACATCGTCGAGAAAAATCCTTTTCTCGGCGGCCGGGTGATGCAGCTCAATAAATATTTCCCCAAGCTGTGCCCCCCGTCCTGCGGTCTGGAAATCCAGTTCCAGCGCATCAAGAACAACAAGAACGTCAAATTTTTCACCCTGGCCGAAGTGACCAAGGTCACGGGCAAGGCCGGCGACTATGAAGTCACGGTGAAAATCAAGCCCCGCTACGTCGAACCCGGCAGCGTCGATCTTTCCGAGACGGTCAAAAAGCTTTCCAAGGACGTCAAAAGCGATTTCGAATTCGGACTCGGCGAACGCAAAGCCCTCTACATGGACGTCCCCTTCGCCTTCCCCAGCCGCTACGTCCTCGAAAAGGAACGCTGCACCAAGGAAGACCTGGAACTCCTCTCCGGGGCCGACGTGGTCAACCTCGACGACGCCCCCAAGGAAGTCGTGCTCAAGGTCGGCAGCATCGTCTATGCCACCGGCTGGAAGCCCTATGACGTGACCCGGCTGACCAACCTCGGCGCCGGCAACGTCGCCAACTGCGTCAGCAACATGCAGCTCGAGCGGCTGGCTTCGCCAAGCGGCCCCACCCAGGGAAAGATCCTGCGGCCCTCAGACGGCAAGGCCCCCCGTTCCGTGGCTTTCGTCCAGTGCGCCGGTTCGCGCGACGAAAACCACCTCAACTACTGCTCGTACATCTGCTGCATGGCCTCGCTCAAGCAGGCGGCCTATGTCCGCGAAGCCTATCCCGACGCCCGCGTGACCATCTACTACATCGACCTGCGCACCCCGGGCCGTTACGACAACTTCGCCAAGCGCATCCTGGCCGATGACCGCATCAATGCCGTCAAGGGCAAGGTGGCCGCCGTGGCCGAGGACGCCGGCACTGGCGACGTCATCCTGACCGTGGAAGACGCCGTCTCCGGCATCAAGTCCGACAACCGTTTCGAACTGGTGGTTCTGGCCACCGGCATGCAGCCGAGCCTGGCCGGCGAACGCCTGCCCGTGGACGTGCCCCTCGACGAGATGGGCTTTATCGTCGGCGGCGAGGAGAAGGGCATTTTTGCCGCCGGTTGCGCCGGCACGCCCCTGGACGTCATGAAATCGGCCCAGTCCGCGACCGGCGCGGCTATGAAAGCAATTGCTCTGGTGAGAGGGAGGTAG
- a CDS encoding hydrogenase iron-sulfur subunit — MAEKIGVYIDESSVAPLLSAEELVAFVKEKCGGACPIVKSHKRLSSEAGVAMIKADVDSGEIDAVLICGTSPRVDWDVFNFGDKVLTDRVNLREFVVLSYKNPDGSPVAPGAATPRELTAMVRDYLRMGVVKLQKMNRPNPEMLETVKTILVLGGGFTGLNAALSAAGAGSEVILVEKEGVLGGKAAGLYKTFPMSYPYLEATDTGIDTLIAKVAGNSRIKVRLNTTLKLLAGAPGQYEATLASGGSEEKLPIGAVVLAAGWTPMDTEVLAPFGYGTLKNVVTSAEFEAMAKAGDIKRPSDGRAPATVAFLVDVTKLMEPKAAPAVEDAAAAEAKPAEKKDGEAEEPVVTFNPIKTPKHLAYASELTSLVALKQANYVREKLGDAVAMIIYDNMMVPGINERYYKAAQDNPGIMLTKGTVTGVTEEGASLVIAAKDTLLGGEITLAADLVVLPTGMVPATALDPVVNLLYRQGPAFPDLGLFDGFADSNYICFPYETRRTGVYAAGCVRQPMTMAQAKDDAAGAALKAIQCVESASRGVAVHPRSGDLSYPVFNFVRCTQCKRCTEECPFGALDDDEKGTPKPNPTRCRRCGTCMGACPERVISFDNYNVDMIGSMIRECEIPPKIEDGGPRVLILACENDAYPALDMAALRGQKWSPYVRIIPVRCLGSVNAIWVADAMSKGVDGVMLLGCKYGDDYQCHFVKGSEICNRRKENIAESLKRLGVEPERVEQYQVAIDEYDQVPGMIDQFMDMVLKIGPNPFKGY; from the coding sequence ATGGCCGAAAAAATCGGTGTGTATATCGACGAATCGAGTGTCGCCCCGCTTCTTTCCGCTGAGGAGTTGGTCGCGTTCGTCAAGGAAAAGTGCGGCGGTGCCTGCCCGATCGTCAAGTCCCACAAGCGGCTGTCGAGCGAAGCCGGCGTGGCCATGATCAAGGCCGACGTCGACTCCGGCGAAATCGACGCCGTCCTTATCTGCGGCACCTCGCCCCGGGTGGACTGGGACGTCTTCAACTTCGGCGACAAGGTCCTGACCGACCGCGTCAACCTGCGCGAGTTCGTGGTCCTGTCCTACAAGAACCCCGACGGGTCGCCCGTTGCCCCGGGCGCGGCCACGCCCCGGGAGCTGACCGCCATGGTGCGCGACTACCTGCGCATGGGCGTGGTCAAGCTCCAGAAGATGAACAGGCCCAACCCCGAGATGCTCGAAACCGTCAAGACCATCCTGGTCCTTGGCGGCGGCTTCACCGGCCTGAACGCCGCCCTGTCGGCGGCCGGCGCGGGCTCGGAAGTCATCCTGGTCGAAAAGGAAGGCGTGCTTGGCGGCAAGGCCGCCGGCCTCTACAAGACCTTCCCCATGAGCTACCCCTACCTGGAAGCGACCGACACCGGCATCGACACCCTGATCGCCAAGGTGGCCGGCAATTCCCGGATCAAGGTTCGCCTGAATACCACGCTGAAGCTCCTGGCCGGGGCCCCGGGCCAGTACGAGGCCACCCTGGCCTCGGGCGGCTCGGAAGAGAAGCTGCCCATCGGCGCCGTCGTCCTGGCTGCCGGCTGGACCCCCATGGACACCGAGGTCCTGGCGCCCTTCGGCTACGGCACGCTCAAAAACGTGGTCACCTCGGCCGAGTTCGAGGCCATGGCCAAGGCCGGCGACATCAAGCGCCCGTCCGACGGCCGCGCCCCGGCCACGGTCGCCTTCCTCGTCGACGTGACCAAGCTCATGGAGCCAAAGGCCGCCCCGGCGGTCGAGGACGCTGCGGCCGCCGAGGCCAAGCCGGCCGAGAAGAAGGACGGCGAGGCCGAAGAGCCGGTCGTCACCTTCAATCCGATCAAGACGCCCAAGCACCTGGCCTACGCCTCGGAGCTGACCAGCCTCGTGGCCCTCAAGCAGGCCAACTACGTGCGGGAAAAGCTCGGCGACGCCGTGGCCATGATCATCTACGACAACATGATGGTCCCCGGCATAAACGAGCGCTACTACAAGGCCGCCCAGGACAACCCCGGCATCATGCTGACCAAGGGCACGGTCACGGGCGTGACCGAAGAGGGCGCGAGCCTTGTCATCGCGGCCAAGGACACCCTTCTTGGCGGCGAGATCACCCTGGCCGCCGATCTGGTCGTCCTGCCGACGGGCATGGTGCCGGCCACGGCGCTCGACCCGGTCGTCAACCTGCTCTACCGCCAGGGTCCGGCCTTCCCGGACCTCGGCCTCTTCGACGGGTTCGCGGATTCCAACTACATCTGCTTCCCCTACGAGACCCGCCGCACCGGCGTCTACGCCGCCGGCTGCGTGCGCCAGCCCATGACCATGGCGCAAGCCAAGGACGATGCGGCCGGCGCGGCCCTGAAAGCCATCCAGTGCGTGGAATCGGCCAGCCGAGGCGTGGCTGTCCACCCCCGCTCGGGCGACCTGTCCTATCCGGTCTTCAACTTCGTGCGCTGCACCCAGTGCAAACGCTGCACCGAGGAATGCCCGTTCGGAGCCCTGGACGACGACGAGAAGGGCACGCCCAAGCCCAATCCCACGCGCTGCCGCCGCTGCGGCACCTGCATGGGCGCCTGTCCGGAACGCGTCATCTCCTTTGACAACTACAACGTCGACATGATCGGCTCCATGATCCGCGAGTGCGAGATTCCGCCCAAAATCGAGGACGGCGGCCCGCGCGTCCTGATTCTCGCCTGCGAGAACGACGCCTACCCGGCCCTCGACATGGCCGCCCTTCGCGGCCAGAAGTGGAGCCCCTACGTGCGCATCATCCCGGTGCGCTGCCTCGGATCGGTCAACGCCATCTGGGTGGCCGACGCCATGAGCAAGGGTGTGGACGGCGTGATGCTCCTTGGCTGCAAATACGGTGACGACTACCAGTGCCACTTCGTCAAGGGCTCCGAGATCTGCAACCGCCGCAAGGAAAACATCGCCGAGTCCTTAAAGCGCCTTGGCGTTGAACCGGAACGCGTCGAGCAGTACCAGGTGGCCATTGACGAATACGACCAGGTGCCTGGGATGATCGACCAGTTCATGGATATGGTCCTCAAGATCGGTCCGAACCCGTTCAAAGGCTATTAG
- the qmoC gene encoding quinone-interacting membrane-bound oxidoreductase complex subunit QmoC, translating into MSYAERIKPDLQFVKDLQAAGGEACKKCYQCATCSVACPLAPPENPFPRKEMVWAQWGLKDRFEGDIDIWLCHNCQTCSELCPRGARPGDLIAAIRNITYRDLVSPSIIGKWMTSAKHLPKLIAIPAVLYLFIWLLSVGFHLPEGEIVYGKLFPGDYTIDPIFGLVALFVAFTFYKGVTKLWKSFGTTIPTTLHIGAKSKKPTLVESIKAVILDEVATHVKWNECGNDNTERYKGHLSLFYGFVALAIVTSIVAVSHWGGKIVHFIAPLGHTPMPLWSPVKLLANVGAIALLYGLTMLTRRRLNVDPAKSTSSFYDWYLLGVIWAVGLTGLGAEIFRLADVAALAYPTYYLHLIAVFMLFAYLPWSKLGHLVYRTTALVYAHQAGRLPLKREEEKIFRV; encoded by the coding sequence ATGTCTTACGCCGAGCGTATCAAACCCGATCTGCAGTTCGTCAAGGATCTGCAGGCGGCCGGTGGCGAAGCCTGCAAGAAGTGCTACCAATGCGCCACCTGCAGCGTGGCCTGCCCCCTGGCTCCGCCTGAGAACCCGTTCCCCCGCAAGGAGATGGTCTGGGCCCAGTGGGGCCTCAAGGACCGCTTCGAGGGCGACATCGACATCTGGCTGTGCCACAACTGCCAGACCTGCTCCGAGCTGTGCCCCCGCGGGGCCCGCCCCGGGGACCTGATCGCGGCCATTCGCAACATCACCTACCGCGATCTGGTCAGCCCGAGCATCATCGGCAAATGGATGACCTCGGCCAAGCATCTGCCGAAGCTGATCGCCATCCCGGCCGTGCTCTACCTCTTCATCTGGCTTCTGAGTGTCGGATTCCACCTGCCCGAAGGCGAGATCGTCTACGGCAAGCTCTTCCCCGGGGACTACACCATCGACCCCATCTTCGGCCTGGTGGCCCTGTTCGTGGCCTTCACCTTCTACAAGGGTGTGACCAAGCTGTGGAAGAGTTTCGGTACCACCATCCCCACCACCCTGCATATCGGGGCGAAATCCAAGAAGCCGACCCTGGTCGAATCGATCAAGGCCGTGATCCTGGACGAGGTCGCCACCCACGTGAAGTGGAACGAGTGCGGTAACGATAACACCGAGCGGTACAAGGGCCACCTCTCGCTCTTCTACGGCTTCGTGGCCCTGGCCATTGTCACGTCCATCGTGGCCGTGTCCCACTGGGGCGGCAAGATCGTGCACTTCATCGCGCCGCTTGGGCACACGCCCATGCCGCTGTGGAGCCCGGTGAAGCTTTTGGCCAACGTCGGCGCCATCGCGCTCCTCTACGGCCTGACCATGCTGACCCGCCGCCGCCTGAACGTCGATCCCGCCAAGTCCACCTCGTCGTTTTACGACTGGTATCTGCTCGGGGTCATCTGGGCCGTGGGCCTGACCGGCCTTGGCGCGGAGATCTTCCGCCTGGCCGACGTGGCCGCCCTGGCCTACCCGACCTATTACCTGCACCTGATTGCGGTTTTCATGCTGTTCGCCTATCTGCCCTGGTCCAAGCTCGGGCATTTGGTCTACAGAACCACGGCGCTGGTGTACGCCCATCAAGCTGGGCGTCTCCCCCTCAAACGTGAAGAAGAAAAGATTTTCAGGGTCTAA
- a CDS encoding Crp/Fnr family transcriptional regulator translates to MDLTARMVLLRSLPFFGGLPETRLTRLAAGAAVSSHAPGALIAGRDREGDAFYVVASGRARIFRMDREGREQTLYVLGPGEPFCLCSLVDAGEPPALAAALEPARVLAFPARALAEATREDPEVLFDLLKLLCRRLKEAMAMIESLALRDLPGRVAAFLLHQAAAAQPGQGAGQQVRLAVSQRELAKIVGATPEALSRVLRHLSEAGLLTVKGRDVTLRDRAGLAREAGLTPEGV, encoded by the coding sequence ATGGACCTGACCGCACGGATGGTGCTGTTGCGCTCGCTGCCCTTTTTCGGCGGCCTGCCCGAAACGCGCCTGACCAGGCTGGCCGCCGGGGCGGCGGTATCGAGCCACGCCCCGGGCGCGCTCATCGCCGGCCGGGACCGGGAGGGCGACGCCTTTTACGTGGTGGCCTCGGGCCGGGCCAGGATCTTTCGCATGGACCGGGAGGGCCGGGAGCAGACGCTCTACGTCCTTGGGCCGGGCGAGCCCTTTTGCCTGTGCTCCCTGGTCGACGCCGGCGAACCGCCGGCCCTGGCCGCGGCCCTCGAACCGGCGCGCGTCCTGGCCTTTCCGGCCCGGGCCCTGGCCGAGGCGACCCGGGAGGACCCGGAGGTCCTTTTCGACCTCTTGAAGCTCCTGTGCCGCCGCCTCAAGGAGGCCATGGCCATGATCGAGTCCCTGGCCCTGCGCGACCTGCCGGGGCGGGTGGCCGCCTTTCTGCTGCACCAGGCCGCCGCTGCCCAGCCCGGCCAGGGGGCCGGCCAGCAGGTCCGGCTGGCCGTCAGCCAGCGGGAGCTGGCCAAGATCGTCGGAGCCACGCCGGAGGCCCTGTCCCGGGTTCTTCGCCACCTGTCCGAGGCCGGGCTCCTGACCGTCAAGGGCCGGGACGTGACCTTGCGCGACCGGGCGGGGCTGGCCCGCGAAGCCGGCCTGACCCCGGAGGGCGTCTAG
- a CDS encoding Crp/Fnr family transcriptional regulator — protein MERLHGAQAGDLRALMRGLPLWADFADEDLDLLLAAGAIRLCRFAAGETVVEEGNYEKSFFVLLGGAVRAIRGGRQVAAMAGPGTVFGEMSFILGKGRTATVVADGPGECLVVDMGYVDFLPSPEREDFLIRIFRRLAAIVSDRLGSANARKAALLTAMRERREALRAHVARERETLLNLRRELSALDTADDEEVLRQLLDRRF, from the coding sequence ATGGAACGGCTCCACGGGGCACAGGCCGGGGACCTGCGGGCGCTCATGCGCGGCCTGCCCCTGTGGGCGGATTTCGCGGACGAGGACCTGGACCTGCTGCTTGCGGCCGGCGCGATCCGGTTGTGCCGGTTCGCGGCCGGGGAGACCGTGGTCGAGGAGGGCAACTACGAAAAATCGTTTTTCGTGCTTCTGGGCGGCGCGGTCCGGGCCATCCGGGGGGGGCGGCAGGTGGCGGCCATGGCCGGGCCGGGCACGGTCTTCGGCGAGATGAGCTTCATCCTCGGCAAGGGCAGGACGGCCACGGTGGTGGCCGACGGACCGGGCGAGTGTCTGGTCGTAGACATGGGCTACGTGGACTTTCTGCCAAGCCCGGAGCGCGAGGATTTTCTCATCCGCATCTTCCGGCGGCTGGCGGCCATCGTGTCCGACCGCCTCGGCTCGGCCAACGCCCGAAAGGCCGCCCTCCTCACGGCCATGCGCGAGCGGCGCGAAGCCCTGCGCGCCCACGTGGCCCGGGAGCGCGAGACCCTTTTGAACCTTCGCCGCGAGCTTTCGGCCCTGGACACGGCCGACGACGAGGAAGTCCTGCGCCAGCTTTTGGACCGTCGTTTCTGA